In the genome of Raphanus sativus cultivar WK10039 chromosome 9, ASM80110v3, whole genome shotgun sequence, the window ACAGACGTCATCACCCGTATGAGATCACCCATAGGCGTGCGCTCTTCCCACAGAGGGAGACACGTGGATGGAGGGTGAAGCAACACCAACAGCAACCTAGAGAAGAAATCTCTCCAAATAATATGGGCCAAAGGCTACAGCAACCTGCTAATCTACAAACGCCACAACAGGAAAGCCAAAGTCAGACAATTCGTCAACAAACGAGGGAACAGATCTTGGAAGAAATAAACCAGACCACTCAGCAATACCTAAGTTGTGATGACCCTACGGAAGCTGCTGCTAGACGCCTCAGAGTTCAAGAAAGTAACGTTCGAGGGGAGGTGGAGGAGACGGTTGCAGTAATGATGGGGGAAAATAGAATAATACAGGATGTCCTCCCTGCCAATGCTCAACAGTGTAACAACCATCAAGTACAATCAAGAGAACATGCTAGAGAACAAGTGATGGAAGATCTACAAAACGTTACCCTCCAATATCTAAGCAGTGCAGACCCAACGGAAGCCAAGGCCAGAAGACTTAGAGTTCTGGCCAGCGACTCTTTAGGCCATATGGAGGAAGTGGCTACTAGTATCCTTGCGACAAAAGGTATCGGTCCTAACAATCTACAATCAGTGGAACCAGCTGTCAATCGTCAAGGCTCAGACAGAAACGCTACAAATTATCTCCCTTTCGACAGATCTCCAATAGAAAACTTACCAAGAAGATCAAGCACTGAGGCTAGCGTTGAACAGCCAGTCTCTCCGCGACGAGAGAGGAGATCGGAGGCTCAAAATGCTCCTATTGTACCTCTGCCTATTGAGGCAGTAGTGATTGAAAACGCCACGAGGGGAGAGGCAGACATTGAGGGTAGACCAGAAATAGCAAGAGGTCCGCCTGCTCGGCTCAGATCGATGGTAATCAGCCCTCGGACCCTCAACGGAGCTAGCTCCAGAAAGAGAAACCTATCTCTAGCCTCACGCTCCCCCGCAGGTAACCAAGGTACGCGAACCAGGAGGGACTCCCCTTCAAACTCTAATGGAAAGAGACGTAACAACAGTCAACAACAGAATGATGCCACTTTACTGGGAACTTCTCAAGGAGGGGCTCAACCTCGAGTAAACCTGATTCCAGCCATCTCGAAGTCAAGGAAGGATTTTCAAGATCCTCCACCCCGGATTCCTTAGTCATAGCTAGCTGGAACTGTTGTGGGTTGGGGAATCCCATAACAGTCCAGCGACTTAAGGAGATACAGAGGATTAATGCCCCTGACATCTTTTTCATATCTGAAACAAAAACCCCAATGAAGTGGTATTAGAAGATCTCGAATGGATAAATTTAAAGAATCACTTCTTAGTAGCGCCTCACAGCCCGGGAGGAGGAGGACTGTACCTTGCATGGAGAGATGAAGTCACCCTAACGGTCAACTCCTCTTCAGATAACTACATCGATACTACCATCACCTACAGAGGTTCCCCCTTCCACGCTACCTTTGTTTATGGAGAACCTGATCACACAAAGAGACAAGTAATTTGGTCAGAGATCTTAAACCTCCAACAACAAGAAGGGGAGCCGTGGTTTCTCACCGGAGACTTCAATGAAATACTAAGCAATGCTGAGAAACAGGGAGGACCGGCAAGAGCGGAAGGGACATTCTGCTCCTTTCGAACGTTTATGTCCCAGAATGGCCTCTTCGATCTCAAACACTGTGGAAACTTCCTCTCTTGGAGAGGTAAGCGAAGATCCCACTTAGTCCATTGTCGACTTGATCGAGCCATCAGTAATGCAGAGTGGACGGAGCTCTTTCCCTCATGCAGGAGTCAATATCTTCGCTACGAAGGGTCTGATCACCGGCCTATTCTCTCTTTCTTGGACCCTACAAGGAAATGAAGTGGGCTTATCTTCAGGTTTGACAGACGATTACGAGAGAATGAGGAAGTAAAGAAGATAGTAATGGATACCTGGACGGATACTCTCATCTCTGTGTGGAAAGCCGCCTAGCTAAGTGCAGAAGAGCTATTGCAAAATGGAGCAGAACAACACACCTGAACAGCCAAAAAGAGATAACAACTCTTAAGACCCGTTTGGAGGGAGCAATGTCAGACACTGTTAGCAATGACATTTTGATCAGAGAGCTAAATACAAACCTTCTGAGAGCGTATAAAACGGAGGAAGAGTTATGGAGACAGAGGAGCCGCCAGCTCTGGCTCTCCTTGGGTGACTCCAACACTGCATATTTTCACGCAGTCACTAGAGGAAGACGGGCAAGAAATAAACTATCAGTTATTGAGACAGAGTCTGGAGTACCTGTgtatgaagaagaaaagattgCTAGTGTTATTACTCAGTACTACTCGGAGCTATTTACGTCTGGTACCTTCGAGGGTGAGCATATTGTTGAGAAAGCCCTGACTCCCTGTGTAACGCAAGAGATGAATGAGAAACTCATTAAAGAGCCATCGCCAGAGGAAGTAAAAGAAGCTCTGCTAGCTATCCACGCAGACAAAGCGCCTGGCCCAGATGGATTCTCCGCAAGCTTCTTTCATTCAAACTGGGACACGGTTGGGCCAGCAATTGTATTGGATATTCAACACTTCTTTTCCTCCGGGGTCTTACATGCATCAATGAATGCAACACATACCAAAGACAACAGGAGCAAAGAAGATGTCTGACTACCGACCTATAGCGCTTTGCGACGTATTCTATAAAATAATCTCTAAGCTGCTAGCGATCAGGCTCAAAACAGTGCTAAACTCTATCATCTCGGAAAATCAATCTGCTTTTATCCCGGGAAGATCCATTACAGATAATGTGCTCATTACTCATGAAGTTCTACACTATCTCAAGATCTCAACAGCGGAAAAGAAATGTCCTATGGCAGTAAAAACTGATATGAGTAAGGCCTATGACCGGCTTGAATGGGAGTTCACTAGACAAGTCCTAAACAGATTAGGCTTTGATCAGAAATGGGTCGAGCTAATTATGCAATGCATCACGACAGTAAGCTACTCCTACCTAGTAAACAAAGCAACCTATGGTTCAGTCTGTCCTAGCAGAGGCATCAGACAGGGAGACCCCATGTCACcctatatttttatactatgtGGAGAGGTTCTTACCGGTTTATGAAAGCTAGCTGAGAggaacggattgttctcagggGTACGAGTAGCAAGAGGAGCACCACGAGTCAACCATCTGTTGTTTGCTGACGATACCATGTTCTTCTGCTATGCAACGCCTACCTTCGTGCAAACCCTCAAAGTTATCCTCCAGGAATACGAAGCTGCCTCTGGTCAAaaaatcaacaacaacaaatcaTCGATTACATTCAGTTCTAAGACTCCGGCAATGATTAAAGACTCAACCAAGCAGATCCTTGAGATACAAAAAGAGGGGGGCACATGAAAATACTTAGGTCTACCAGAATATTTTGGGAGGCGAAAGAAGGATATGTTTACCTCAGTGGTTGATCGGGTTAAGCAGAGAGCTGTAAGCTGGTCCACTCGACTCCTTTCAAAAGCAGGAAAGATGACAATGGTCAAATCAGTACCGACGGCTATACCAACCTATACTATGTCGTGCTTCCTAATCCCAGTCAGTCTATGCAAGCGTATACAATCTGCCCTAACTAGGTTCTGGTGGGATGGAAATGATGAAAAGAAGAAACTCTGCTATGTGTCATGGACTGACCTTTCTCAGCCGAAAGCTGTAGGAGGCCTGGGCTTCCGAGAGATACAAGTCTTCAATCATGCTCTCCTAGCAAAAATAGCCTGGCGGTTGATCACATCCCCAAACTGTCTGCTGGCACGCGTATTGAAGGGCAAATACTGCCACAGGGTTCTTTCCTGGACATAGAGGCTTCAGCTTCATGCTCCCATGGGTGGAGAGGAATCATACAAGGAAGAAATCTATTAAGAGAGAACCTGGGTAAAGTCATAGGCAATGGAGTTAATACCAAAATATGAAATGAGTCTTGGATATCTCTATCAAGCGACATTAGACCCTACAGCCCTATAATAGAGGACGCTAGTGATCTGAGAGTATCAGACCTCCTTACAACTGACCTAAAATGGAACACAGTGAGGATAGCAGAATTGTTACCTAGCATGGCTGAGAAGATTCAATGCTTGCGGCTTAGTCAAGAGGGAGTGGAGGATGCCTTCATTTGGCAACCAATTAAGTTCGGAATTTACTCTGTGAAATCCGGATACCACTCAGCCGTGACACCAAGCCGCCCTTTGAATCCTATCACTGAGCTAAACTGGTACAAAGATGTATGGCTGGGGAACTACTCCCAAAAACTGAAGGTGTTCATCTGGTCGGTGATTCAACGAGCCCTGCCTTTTGGAGAGAACTTGCAGAGAAGAGGCTTCACCACAAATGTTTCATGTAAAAGATGCGGAGCAACAGAGTCTGTAATGCATATGTTTTTCAACTGTCAATATGCACAACAAGTCTGGAACTTAGCCCCTATCAACAACGCCGCTCACCTAGCGGCACAAGTCAACTTTGAAGGAGCCTTAGTGGGTTCTCGCAACACAATCTGCCTACCCCCAACAGGAGTATCGGAGAACGTCTTTCCTTGGATTTGTTGGCACCTTTGGCTGTCAAGAAATCAACTGCTTTTCGAAAACAGAGATATCTCCCTAGCGGAAACCATTCTCCGTAGTATCGCCTCAGCCCGAGAATGGATCTCTGCACAAGGAACAAACGCGATCACTTCTAAGGTCGGAGTGCTCCCAACGGAGATAGATCATCCACCGATAGGAGACCAGCAACTTACTAGAAGCTTTACGGACGCCGCGTGGAACAAAGATACCTTCACAGCGGGTCTGGGATGGATCTTCTCTGATCAATCAGGACAGATAGGAAGGGGCTCAGAGGTTCAAGAGTTTGTCAGCTCTCCTCTGATGGCAGAAGCGCTTGCATGCAGATCAATGTTACATCACGCCATTACAAGCAATATTGAGAACCTTCGGGTTTCCTCGGACAACCAAACGCTAATCAAAGCAATAAAAAGCAACCGGCTGGAAAAAGAGATCTTCGGTGTTGTCTCCGACATCAAGAGCCTCTCCGCCTGCTTCACTTCTATCTCTTTATCTTTTGTCTCTAGTTCAAAAAACGTTGACGCTGATCGATTGGCAAAAGCAGTCCTTTATGATCCTGCTTCTGCTTCCATTTCTGTGATGGGCCTAGGCCTGGGCTGAAcccaattttaaaattttaatgaatttatgttgatcaaaaacaatatatatatatatatatatatatatattatatatatatattggacaTGATTGTTATAAACACTTCAAACTTTATAAAATCTCTAGCATCACTAAAACGACCAGCAtatattagaaatttaaaactGTTGGACCAAAAATCCCCGGACCACCACAAAGTGTGAAGAGAATCATATCTCTCTATCCCCCACAAAATACATCAGAAGGAAGAAAATTAAAAAGCAACAGTTGAGATCGCTTTCCTTACAAGTTTCAGAAAAAGAACCACTTTTGATGACATCATTTACAGAGCCATACGGCCATACATCatctctctttatatacatgtataaCGTTGTATACGTGTTGTGCCAAATTATAAACTAAAGCACTTTCATAAAAAACATAGCTAACTTTTCGGACACCATCCTCAAGCTGAAAGCGTCATTCAACACTGCACTTCTATTTCGGTAAATCTACCTTTATAGTGATTCACACTCtccatatattatttatgaaattataaatgttatatGGACCAGTTTGTGCAAGTTTATAGCCATTTATGtaagaaaaaacattttaaacttcaaGTTGAGTAGTAGTCGCCCTCGAGTAATTGTGCGATCTTTTATGAAAATTGCTAAGTAAAAAAGTCACATTAATTTAGG includes:
- the LOC108825160 gene encoding uncharacterized protein LOC108825160, whose translation is MAEKIQCLRLSQEGVEDAFIWQPIKFGIYSVKSGYHSAVTPSRPLNPITELNWYKDVWLGNYSQKLKVFIWSVIQRALPFGENLQRRGFTTNVSCKRCGATESVMHMFFNCQYAQQVWNLAPINNAAHLAAQVNFEGALVGSRNTICLPPTGVSENVFPWICWHLWLSRNQLLFENRDISLAETILRSIASAREWISAQGTNAITSKVGVLPTEIDHPPIGDQQLTRSFTDAAWNKDTFTAGLGWIFSDQSGQIGRGSEVQEFVSSPLMAEALACRSMLHHAITSNIENLRVSSDNQTLIKAIKSNRLEKEIFGVVSDIKSLSACFTSISLSFVSSSKNVDADRLAKAVLYDPASASISVMGLGLG